From one Magnolia sinica isolate HGM2019 chromosome 18, MsV1, whole genome shotgun sequence genomic stretch:
- the LOC131232536 gene encoding uncharacterized protein LOC131232536, whose protein sequence is MGCKINTSNSPILFKLSTRTPTTIPSSIPVQPKRPKTHSITYSSSSNKGPIPQRPTTTATTQNQQLKTVLYNVKFQTLRSCKLGISRYPDFDYNAEGGTGTAAGTKNTAIVSDKISISFDAQTLYIPPLTDSTTRFLGLPLPPFLKIDILPELFQGTIDEETGQVDLEFRAKFLFSVGSIYRAPPLLVSTVLTSEESRGKIKGGRGERLDGEGKCRLVGVATVDPISDLLMDSFLGLPTECLADLNAIISISTST, encoded by the exons ATGGGGTGTAAGATAAACACCTCTAATTCTCCAATCCTCTTCAAACTCTCCACAAGAACACCCACAACCATCCCCTCTTCTATTCCAGTCCAACCCAAAAGGCCCAAAACACATTCCATAACTTATTCATCATCTTCCAACAAAGGCCCAATCCCACAACGACCCACCACTACTGCAACCACTCAAAACCAACAGCTGAAAACTGTCCTTTACAATGTGAAGTTCCAAACTCTAAGGTCCTGTAAGCTTGGCATCTCCAGATATCCTGACTTTGATTATAATGCCGAAGGAGGAACGGGAACAGCAGCGGGGACAAAGAACACTGCTATTGTATCCGACAAAATCTCCATCTCTTTCGATGCGCAGACTCTCTATATTCCACCATTGACGGATTCAACGACAAGGTTCTTGGGATTGCCATTGCCGCCTTTTCTAAAGATTGACATCCTTCCAGAGCTCTTTCAGGGGACCATCGATGAAGAAACTGGACAG GTTGATTTGGAATTCAGAGCCAAGTTCCTGTTCTCTGTGGGGAGTATCTACAGAGCTCCACCATTGCTTGTTTCGACGGTGTTAACGTCAGAGGAATCGAGGGGAAAGATAAAAGGAGGGAGAGGCGAGAGATTGGATGGTGAAGGGAAGTGCAGGTTGGTTGGAGTGGCGACTGTCGATCCCATCAGTGATCTTCTCATGGATTCATTCCTTGGATTGCCAACAGAATGCCTTGCTGACTTGAATGCAATCATCTCCATCTCTACCTCTACCTGA